The Marasmius oreades isolate 03SP1 chromosome 11, whole genome shotgun sequence genome includes a region encoding these proteins:
- a CDS encoding uncharacterized protein (MEROPS:MER0030136) — translation MTTLLLKNGVVLLHDSSDHIVPTLADILVKDNLIAGIEREIDAPTGTEVIDCTNKVISPGFIDCHQHVWQTFNKGRHGDETLMEYMPTGNLTSSQYSREDIFWGQLGGCLTLLNAGTTTVVDHAHIHYFPEASQTAVSSTVSSGIRSVFCFTPTARVASLSPLVLEPNLIEPWVISSFSSLTDKAPFGPNGRVQLGLAFDGWFVPQEIATPLFDLALKAGIKVLTSHTVGSISTLGSAVPRTLQKWGLIDKFHILFSHATELSPEDLDTILKHGGRVVSTPSTELQMAHGRPICFDDRVRGNACLGGDCQSNGGISIPGEMKLGLQAERGLRNQKIIDKGLMVKTVHRTVEQAFNLGTVQGARAIGMGDKIGSIEVGKLADLVVFDADSPSMVCAAQNNPVDAVVLFSTPADVSAVVIDGQVRKLDGKLKNVKVTHDMRELSRRDVLEWKEIAKHLLKRREIYREKIDKVDFEEVKRVLLKAWYIDESKMTDEA, via the exons ATGACTACCCTCCTACTCAAAAACGGCGTCGTTCTTCTTCACGATTCAAGTGATCACATCGTTCCGACCCTAGCCGATATCCTGGTTAAAGACAATCTCATCGCAGGTATTGAACGTGAGATCGACGCGCCTACTGGTACCGAAGTCATCGACTGCACCAACAAAGTTATCAGTCCGGGATTCATCGATTGCCACCAGCATGTATGGCAGACATTCAACAAAGGTCGACATGGAGATGAAACCCTTATGGAGTACATGCCTACCG GAAACCTGACTTCATCTCAATACTCGCGAGAGGACATCTTCTGGGGCCAATTAGGAGGCTGCCTTACGTTACTCAATGCCGGAACGACGACTGTTGTGGATCACGCTCATATCCATTACTTTCCGGAAGCAT CACAAACCGCCGTCTCTTCGACGGTATCTTCCGGCATCAGATCAGTTTTCTGCTTTACACCGACCGCAAGAGTAGCATCATTGAGCCCACTGGTTCTCGAACCCAATTTGATTGAACCTTGGGTTATTTCGAGCTTCTCTTCCCTCACTGACAAGGCACCCTTTGGGCCCAACGGGCGAGTTCAGCTCGGTTTGGCGTTCGATGGGTGGTTCGTCCCACAAGAGATCGCGACTCCTCTTTTCGACCTCGCACTCAAAGCGGGTATCAAGGTACTTACATCTCATACCGTCGGCTCCATCTCTACCTTGGGCTCTGCCGTTCCTCGGACTCTTCAGAAGTGGGGTCTTATTGATAAATTCCATATCCTGTTCTCGCATGCGACGGAGCTTTCACCAGAGGACCTCGATACGATTCTTAAGCACGGCGGACGTGTGGTTTCCACACCTAGTACCGAGCTCCAGATGGCGCACGGACGACCCATTTGCTTTGACGATCGCGTCCGTGGTAATGCTTGCCTAGGGGGCGATTGTCAGTCCAATGGGGGCATCAGTATTCCTGGCGAGATGAAGCTTGGTTTACAAGCCGAGCGCGGGTTGCGGAATCAGAAAATCATCGACAAGGGGTTAATGGTTAAAACGGTGCATAGAACAGTGGAGCAAGCGTTCAACCTAGGAACTGTTCAAGGTGCCCGGGCTATAGGGATGGGAGATAAGATAGGGAGCATCGAGGTTGGGAAGTTGGCGGATCTGGTTGTTTTCGATGCCGATAGCCCCTCAATGGTCTGTGCTGCGCAGAATAATCCTGTTGATGCAGTCGTGCTGTTCTCCACTCCTGCAGATGTATCTGCAGTCGTTATAGACGGGCAAGTGAGGAAGTTGGATGGGAAATTAAAGAACGTCAAGGTTACTCACGACATGAGGGAGTTATCCAGACGAGATGTATTGGAGTGGAAGGAAATTGCGAAACACTTGTTGAAGCGAAGAGAAATTTACCGCGAAAAGATTGACAAAGTAGATTTTGAGGAGGTGAAAAGAGTGTTGCTTAAGGCGTGGTACATCGATGAGTCAAAAATGACAGATGAAGCGTAG